Proteins encoded together in one Oryzias latipes chromosome 11, ASM223467v1 window:
- the LOC101166565 gene encoding protein FAM49A isoform X2 has protein sequence MGNLIKVLGKDLENCPHFFLDFENAQPTEAETAVWNQVSAVLEEAHGILAELQSYNGAGQEIREAIQNPGDLALQEKAWNAVCPLVAKLKRFYEFSLRLENALRSLLEALTSPPYAPMQHLEREQALAKQFAEILHFTLSFDELKMTNPAIQNDFSYYRRTISRNRLNNQQLEAENEVNNEMANRMSLFYAEATPMLKTLSNATTKFVSENKTLPIEDTTDCLSTMACVCRVMLETPEYRCRFTNTDTMLFCMRVMVGVIILYDHVHPVGAFAKTSKIDMKGCIKVLKEQPSNSVEGLLNALRYTTRHLNDDSTSKQIRALLQ, from the exons ATGGGGAACCTCATTAAGGTCCTTGGCAAGGATTTAGAGAACTGTCCACATTTTTTCCTGGACTTTGAAA ATGCCCAGCCCACAGAGGCGGAGACGGCCGTGTGGAACCAGGTCAGCGCCGTGCTGGAGGAGGCTCACGGGATCCTGGCGGAGCTGCAGTCCTACAACGGCGCAGGGCAGGAGATACGAGAA GCCATCCAGAACCCAGGAGACCTGGCTCTTCAGGAAAAGGCCTGGAATGCTGTCTGCCCCCTGGTGGCCAAGCTGAAGAGGTTCTACGAGTTCTCCCTCAGGCTGG AGAATGCCCTGCGCAGCCTGCTGGAGGCGCTGACGAGCCCGCCCTATGCTCCCATGCAGCacctggagcgggagcaggccCTGGCCAAGCAGTTCGCAGAGATCCTGCACTTCACTCTCAGCTTTGATGAACTGAAG ATGACAAATCCAGCCATCCAGAATGACTTCAGTTACTACAGGAGGACCATCAGCAGGAACCGGCTGAACAACCAGCAG CTGGAAGCAGAGAATGAAGTCAACAATGAGATGGCCAATCGGATGTCCTTGTTCTACGCTGAAGCAACGCCGATGCTGAAAACTCTGAGTAACGCCACCACCAAGTTTGTTTCTGAG AACAAGACCCTCCCCATAGAGGACACTACAGACTGCCTCAGCACCATGGCCTGCGTCTGCCGCGTCATGCTGGAGACTCC GGAGTACCGCTGCCGCTTCACCAACACCGACACCATGCTGTTCTGCATGAGGGTGATGGTGGGGGTCATCATCCTGTACGACCACGTCCACCCGGTGGGGGCCTTTGCCAAGACTTCAAAGATTGAT ATGAAGGGCTGCATCAAAGTGCTGAAGGAGCAGCCGTCCAACAGCGTGGAGGGACTTTTGAACGCCCTGAG GTACACAACACGACATTTAAACGACGACAGCACCTCCAAACAAATCAGAGCCCTCCTGCAATga
- the LOC101166565 gene encoding protein FAM49A isoform X1, translating to MGNLLKVLACAELEHGPIVFLDFEHAQPTEAETAVWNQVSAVLEEAHGILAELQSYNGAGQEIREAIQNPGDLALQEKAWNAVCPLVAKLKRFYEFSLRLENALRSLLEALTSPPYAPMQHLEREQALAKQFAEILHFTLSFDELKMTNPAIQNDFSYYRRTISRNRLNNQQLEAENEVNNEMANRMSLFYAEATPMLKTLSNATTKFVSENKTLPIEDTTDCLSTMACVCRVMLETPEYRCRFTNTDTMLFCMRVMVGVIILYDHVHPVGAFAKTSKIDMKGCIKVLKEQPSNSVEGLLNALRYTTRHLNDDSTSKQIRALLQ from the exons ATGGGAAACCTCCTGAAAGTGCTGGCTTGCGCCGAACTTGAGCATGGCCCAATAGTTTTCCTTGACTTTGAAC ATGCCCAGCCCACAGAGGCGGAGACGGCCGTGTGGAACCAGGTCAGCGCCGTGCTGGAGGAGGCTCACGGGATCCTGGCGGAGCTGCAGTCCTACAACGGCGCAGGGCAGGAGATACGAGAA GCCATCCAGAACCCAGGAGACCTGGCTCTTCAGGAAAAGGCCTGGAATGCTGTCTGCCCCCTGGTGGCCAAGCTGAAGAGGTTCTACGAGTTCTCCCTCAGGCTGG AGAATGCCCTGCGCAGCCTGCTGGAGGCGCTGACGAGCCCGCCCTATGCTCCCATGCAGCacctggagcgggagcaggccCTGGCCAAGCAGTTCGCAGAGATCCTGCACTTCACTCTCAGCTTTGATGAACTGAAG ATGACAAATCCAGCCATCCAGAATGACTTCAGTTACTACAGGAGGACCATCAGCAGGAACCGGCTGAACAACCAGCAG CTGGAAGCAGAGAATGAAGTCAACAATGAGATGGCCAATCGGATGTCCTTGTTCTACGCTGAAGCAACGCCGATGCTGAAAACTCTGAGTAACGCCACCACCAAGTTTGTTTCTGAG AACAAGACCCTCCCCATAGAGGACACTACAGACTGCCTCAGCACCATGGCCTGCGTCTGCCGCGTCATGCTGGAGACTCC GGAGTACCGCTGCCGCTTCACCAACACCGACACCATGCTGTTCTGCATGAGGGTGATGGTGGGGGTCATCATCCTGTACGACCACGTCCACCCGGTGGGGGCCTTTGCCAAGACTTCAAAGATTGAT ATGAAGGGCTGCATCAAAGTGCTGAAGGAGCAGCCGTCCAACAGCGTGGAGGGACTTTTGAACGCCCTGAG GTACACAACACGACATTTAAACGACGACAGCACCTCCAAACAAATCAGAGCCCTCCTGCAATga